The DNA window TGCCGGCGGCCTCGCTGGGGATCATCGCCGACATCATGGTCAACCAGCACTACCCGAGCGAGACGGCGTACCTCTACGCGCTGGCCGACGCCATGAAGACCGAGTACGAGGCCATCGCGCGGGCCGGGCTGGTTGTCCAGATCGACGCGCCAGACGCCGCGATGGGCCGGCACGGCCAGTTCCGCCACGAGTCGCTGGAGACGTTCCGTCGGGCGACGGCCGAGCGCGTCGAGGCCTTGAATCATGCACTGGCGGGCATCCCCGAAGAGCAGATTCGGTATCACATCTGCTGGGGCAACTACGAGGGGCCACACGTCCACGACGTGCCGTTGGCGGACGTAGCCGACCTGCTGCTGGCCGTGCGGGCGGGCGCCTACTCGGTGGAGGCGGCGAACCCACGCCACGCCCACGAATGGCAGGCCTGGGAGCAGGTCACGCTGCCAGAGGACAAGGTGCTGATCCCCGGCGTCATCGACTCCACGACCAACTTCGTGGAGCACCCCGAGGTGGTGGCGCAGCGCATCGAGCAGTACGCGCGGATCGTGGGGCGGGAGCGCGTCATCGCAGGGACAGACTGCGGCTTCGGCACGACGGCCGGCCGGGCAACGGTGCACCCGGAGATCGTCTGGGCCAAGCTGGCAGCCCTGGCCGAGGGGGCGGCGCTGGCGTCGGCGCGGCTGTGGCGCTAAAACTCGACGGCATCGCCGCACATGCAGAGGAGCAGGCAACCGCATGAGCCAGGAGCTCGGCCTACGTTACGGGATGAACCCTCACCAGGCGCCGGCCCGCATCTACGTCACGGACGGCGAGCTGCCGCTCTCGGTGCTGAACGGCGCGCCGGGCTTCATCAACCTGCTGGACGCTCTGAACGCCTGGCAGCTGGTCCGCGAGGCTGACGCGGCGACGGGTCTCCCCGCTGCCACCTCGTTCAAGCACACCGCGCCGGCCGGCGTCGGGCTGGGTCTGCCGCTCTCGCCGGAGCTGGCGCAAGCCTGCCGGGTGGACGATCTGGAGCTGTCGCCGCTCGCCGACGCCTACGCCCGCGCACGGGGGGCCGACCGGCTGGCCTCGTTTGGAGACTTCGCAGCGTTCAGCCGGACCGTCGATCTGCCTGCGGCGCGCATCCTCTCGCGCGAGGTCTCCGACGGCGTCATCGCGCCCGGCTACGATGCGGACGCGCTGGCCGTCCTCCAGCGCAAGAAGGCCGGCAAGTATCTCGTCCTCCAGATCGATCCGGACTGGACGCCGCCGGCCACCGAGCGCCGCGAGGTCTTCGGGATCACGTTCGAGCAGCCGCGCAACACGGCGACGGTCACGCTCGGGGAGACGGTGACCAGGAAGACGGAGATCTCCGAGGCGGCGCGCCTCGATCTCCTGCTGGCCGCCGTGACGCTCAAGTACACGCCGTCCAACAGCATCGTGCTGGCCGTGGACGGGCAGGCCATCGGCATCGGGGCGGGGCAGCAGTCGCGCATCCTCTGCACGCGCATCGCCTGCCAGAAGGCGGAGCTGTGGTGGCTGCGCCAGCATCCGCGTGCGCTCTCGCTCCAGTATGAGGCGGGCGTCTCGCGCTCGGAGCGCGACAACGCCGTGGAAGCCTGGCTGCGCGACGAGCCGACGACGGCCCTGGTCAACCCGCCGGTGTCCCTCACCGAGGCCGAGCGCGGCCACTGGATCAAGCTGCTCCAGCGGGTGGCCCTCGCCAGCGACGGGCTGATCCCCTTCCGGGACAACATCGACCGCGCGGCCCAGACGGGCGTGCGCTACGTCTGGCAGCCGGGCGGCTCGATCCGCCTGAACGAGGTGCAGGCCGCCGCCGACGAGCACGGCATGGTGATGACGTACTCAGGACTGCGCCTGTTTCACCACTGA is part of the Chloroflexota bacterium genome and encodes:
- a CDS encoding cobalamin-independent methionine synthase II family protein, whose protein sequence is MKRSTERILTTHTGSLPRPDDLLAMIQVREAGEAVDAAQFAARVRSAVTEIVRQQVAAGIDIVSDGELGKPSFASYVSRRIQGFGGENPEPRPFLDATTFPGWGETIAVIPRGLPMKRQFCVGDLAYADADAVQADVDNLARAVSANGALEGFMPAASLGIIADIMVNQHYPSETAYLYALADAMKTEYEAIARAGLVVQIDAPDAAMGRHGQFRHESLETFRRATAERVEALNHALAGIPEEQIRYHICWGNYEGPHVHDVPLADVADLLLAVRAGAYSVEAANPRHAHEWQAWEQVTLPEDKVLIPGVIDSTTNFVEHPEVVAQRIEQYARIVGRERVIAGTDCGFGTTAGRATVHPEIVWAKLAALAEGAALASARLWR
- a CDS encoding phosphoribosylaminoimidazolecarboxamide formyltransferase; translation: MSQELGLRYGMNPHQAPARIYVTDGELPLSVLNGAPGFINLLDALNAWQLVREADAATGLPAATSFKHTAPAGVGLGLPLSPELAQACRVDDLELSPLADAYARARGADRLASFGDFAAFSRTVDLPAARILSREVSDGVIAPGYDADALAVLQRKKAGKYLVLQIDPDWTPPATERREVFGITFEQPRNTATVTLGETVTRKTEISEAARLDLLLAAVTLKYTPSNSIVLAVDGQAIGIGAGQQSRILCTRIACQKAELWWLRQHPRALSLQYEAGVSRSERDNAVEAWLRDEPTTALVNPPVSLTEAERGHWIKLLQRVALASDGLIPFRDNIDRAAQTGVRYVWQPGGSIRLNEVQAAADEHGMVMTYSGLRLFHH